The DNA window CGACATCGAATTACCAAAATGGGCTCGTTCTGCATCGCAGCAGCGAGCAACTTCCCAATatttattattaaaaataaaaaacttctGGGACAGCATTGCGAGATTAAAGAGTGGGCTAATTGATATTAATTAGCTTCGCAACACTATAAATCATGATAATAGAGCCAAATTGTTACGAAATTTGATTGGCAACATTGGAAAATCATTGTTAAAGCATTTAAATTACTCAAATGAGCTCAATTCGCAGAATAATCCAACGTTTCCTTCACGAGTCAAATTAAAtcttagttttttctttttctttttcgggATTTTTTCTAGCATAGAGAGCCATATCATAATTCACCAAATTCCCTTATCCAAAACTTCATCCGAAGAAGGAGAAGATCACCATTGTAGTCCCCACCTCAACCAATTCTGTGGCATCAAGACCCTCCACATAGtccctctctcttcctctccttcGCATCCCTCCACCTCCCACATTTTCAATCCCACCATGCAGCACCGTCGTCATCATGGGCTGCTCCACCACTCTCTCTTCCTCACCTCTCCCtccccaccaccaccaccaaccCACCGTCAACAAACTCCACCGGCGCTCCCTCCTCTTCCTCTCCACCTCTCTATCCCTTCCAACAcccctctcttcttcttccacctccccTCCACCGCCACCTGACACCACCATCACCGACAGAGTCTTCATGGACTTCAGCATATGCCCCTCTTACTTCCTCAACCGAAATCTGGGCGACGAGCTCTCACTTTGCACCGACGCCGAGCCAGTGGGCCGCCTTGTCCTCGGCCTCTACGGCAATCACGTTCCCATAACCGTCTCAAACTTCAAAGCCATGTGCACCGGCTCCTGCGGCTCGAGCTACAAGGGCACTTTAGTCCAAAAGATATTCCCGGGACAATTCTTTCTTGCAGGGAAGCAAGGCCGGAAAGATAAAGGGGAGGTCAAGCCGCCTCTGGAGTTGACTAGGAATACTGAAACAGTTGAGTCCAAGGCTTTCACGTTGGAACATACGAGAC is part of the Coffea eugenioides isolate CCC68of chromosome 6, Ceug_1.0, whole genome shotgun sequence genome and encodes:
- the LOC113774697 gene encoding peptidyl-prolyl cis-trans isomerase CYP28, chloroplastic, whose product is MGCSTTLSSSPLPPHHHHQPTVNKLHRRSLLFLSTSLSLPTPLSSSSTSPPPPPDTTITDRVFMDFSICPSYFLNRNLGDELSLCTDAEPVGRLVLGLYGNHVPITVSNFKAMCTGSCGSSYKGTLVQKIFPGQFFLAGKQGRKDKGEVKPPLELTRNTETVESKAFTLEHTRPGILSLCLSENDEEDDIKLDPNYHNVEFMITTGPGPCPQLDYKNIVFGAVLEGLDVVTTISAIPTYKPAERIRQYNDLAQFLGDERAKIARAIWNRPLKTLYISDCGELNVTKPTLFRSLP